Proteins encoded in a region of the Streptomyces akebiae genome:
- a CDS encoding lantibiotic dehydratase produces the protein MYHAIDASMIRASVFPLAATLPPWPDLDGETPADVERWRDWIAQVWADDTRAAAIEFAAPLLASAIRDVLDGERQRPRSVRRTAASLARYLLRMQHRATPFGLFAGPALVSIGGTARVKWGKGHRAFARADADWLNAAITALEGNREVLRRLPVVVDPTCTVRGTRVAVPHQSGTNGPTDTTLRRTQAVEAVLTLARTPITVGDLVTKLLGDYPDTPTAVIENMVSSLVAHRVLLTSLHSPMTCDDALGHLIARLDATGATATSDKAETAEELRKIHQLLTLHDIAAQGEQQALRVQAATRMNTLTGGTARTLVVNVRPDCDIILPTAVTREAERALEVMARITPYPNGSPAWQDYRARFLERYSMGAIVPLRDLTDPDTGLGFPVGYRGTVLKRPVLATTRRDDRLLALAQSAALNDRREVVLTEEDIEAMSLGEPTQVPAHVELCFTVLSPSLEDLEHGRFDLVTAGLSLAAGTTTGRFLTMLDQPDRERMTAEYAALPTLAAGAVRGQVSSPPLRIPTRNVGRAPAVVPHVLSVSEHNPDATLDLDDLGVVADSRRLYLLSLSAGQLIESSVMNAVELSSATHPLVRFVTELHRSHTAVLAPFAWGAAARLPFLPEVRVGRTILSAACWRLNARDLSDDSRDWTFRLTDWRIRYGVPRTVYVGGNDQRLRLDLDISAHRQLLRAELDRHGTVTVHEAPDEAAFGWVGRAHEITVSFASDQPPSPAPVNRTTTVVNHDSSRLPGAGEWAYLKLYGNADRAPELLTVHLPRLLHGWAADAPTWWFTRYNDPDSHLRLRLRLANPNAFGEVAQHVAAWAGELRAEGLLQRVQWDTDEPETGRYGTGPALTAAEQVFAADSAAALSQMALPISDSLRPAVTAASFVDIADAFLGSPADGQAWLTTNLLKNDGEATTRDVLSAAVRLSAPGPDHAALRALPNGEHLVTTWALRRTALTAYRQALEAHGADPAAVLPSLLHMHHNRAVGIAPDSEAICRRLARAAALSWTARKEGALR, from the coding sequence ATGTACCACGCAATCGACGCGAGCATGATCCGCGCATCAGTCTTCCCGCTGGCGGCGACGCTTCCTCCTTGGCCCGACCTGGATGGGGAAACCCCCGCCGACGTCGAGCGCTGGCGCGACTGGATCGCCCAGGTCTGGGCGGACGACACCCGGGCTGCCGCAATCGAGTTCGCCGCGCCGCTACTCGCCTCCGCCATCCGCGACGTGCTCGACGGAGAGCGGCAACGGCCGCGCTCCGTCCGGCGCACCGCGGCCTCGCTCGCCCGCTACCTGCTGCGCATGCAGCACCGCGCCACACCGTTCGGGCTGTTCGCCGGCCCCGCCCTCGTGAGCATCGGCGGCACCGCTCGGGTGAAATGGGGGAAGGGGCACCGTGCTTTCGCCCGGGCCGATGCCGATTGGTTGAACGCCGCCATCACCGCCCTGGAAGGCAACCGGGAGGTGCTGCGGCGCCTGCCCGTGGTGGTAGATCCGACCTGCACGGTACGAGGCACTCGGGTGGCAGTACCGCACCAGTCCGGCACGAATGGCCCCACCGACACCACACTGCGACGAACCCAAGCCGTGGAAGCGGTGCTCACCTTGGCCCGTACGCCGATCACTGTCGGCGACCTCGTAACCAAACTCCTCGGCGACTACCCGGATACGCCGACTGCGGTGATCGAGAACATGGTGTCCAGCCTCGTCGCCCATCGCGTCCTGCTGACGAGCCTCCACTCCCCCATGACATGCGACGACGCGCTCGGACATCTCATCGCGCGGCTGGACGCCACAGGTGCCACCGCCACATCAGATAAGGCGGAGACAGCCGAGGAGCTGCGAAAGATCCACCAGCTCCTCACCCTGCACGACATCGCTGCCCAGGGTGAGCAGCAGGCTCTGCGCGTCCAGGCGGCCACGCGAATGAACACCCTCACCGGAGGCACCGCTCGCACCCTGGTCGTGAACGTGCGCCCCGACTGCGACATCATCCTGCCGACAGCGGTCACGCGGGAGGCGGAGCGTGCCCTGGAGGTCATGGCCCGCATCACGCCGTACCCGAACGGCTCTCCGGCGTGGCAGGACTATCGCGCTCGGTTCCTGGAGCGCTACAGCATGGGCGCGATCGTCCCCCTGCGCGACCTCACCGACCCGGACACCGGCCTCGGCTTCCCCGTCGGCTACCGCGGCACGGTGCTGAAGCGTCCCGTGCTGGCCACGACCCGCCGCGACGATCGCCTCCTCGCCCTCGCCCAGTCGGCGGCCCTGAACGATCGGCGCGAAGTCGTCCTCACCGAGGAGGACATCGAGGCCATGTCACTCGGCGAGCCCACCCAGGTTCCGGCGCACGTCGAACTGTGCTTCACCGTGCTGTCCCCCTCATTGGAGGACCTGGAGCACGGCCGGTTCGACTTGGTCACCGCCGGTCTGTCCCTCGCGGCCGGCACCACGACGGGCCGTTTCCTGACGATGCTGGACCAGCCGGACCGCGAGCGGATGACCGCCGAGTACGCCGCCCTGCCAACGCTGGCCGCCGGAGCCGTGCGCGGGCAGGTGTCCAGCCCACCCCTGCGTATCCCGACCCGCAACGTCGGCCGCGCCCCAGCCGTCGTCCCGCACGTCCTCTCGGTCAGCGAGCACAACCCGGACGCCACCCTCGATTTGGACGACCTCGGCGTCGTCGCCGACTCCCGACGCCTCTACCTGCTCTCCCTCTCCGCCGGACAGCTCATCGAGTCTTCGGTCATGAACGCCGTGGAACTCAGCAGCGCCACACACCCCCTCGTCCGCTTCGTCACTGAGTTGCACCGCTCTCACACCGCCGTCCTCGCCCCCTTCGCCTGGGGTGCGGCGGCCCGGCTGCCGTTCCTGCCCGAAGTCCGCGTCGGCCGCACCATCCTGTCCGCCGCCTGCTGGCGGCTGAACGCACGGGACCTCTCCGACGACAGTCGCGACTGGACGTTCCGTCTCACCGACTGGCGCATCCGCTACGGCGTGCCTCGTACCGTGTACGTCGGTGGCAACGACCAACGGCTCCGCCTCGACCTCGACATCAGCGCCCACCGCCAACTCCTGCGCGCCGAACTGGACCGCCACGGAACGGTGACCGTGCACGAAGCGCCCGACGAGGCGGCGTTCGGCTGGGTTGGCCGCGCCCACGAAATCACCGTGTCCTTCGCTTCCGACCAACCGCCTTCCCCCGCACCGGTCAATCGCACGACAACCGTCGTCAACCACGACTCCAGCCGCCTGCCCGGCGCCGGCGAGTGGGCCTACCTGAAGCTGTACGGCAACGCCGACCGGGCACCCGAACTGTTGACCGTGCACCTCCCGCGCCTCCTCCACGGCTGGGCCGCCGACGCACCGACGTGGTGGTTCACCCGCTACAACGACCCCGACAGCCACCTCCGGCTGCGACTCCGCCTCGCGAACCCGAACGCCTTCGGTGAGGTGGCGCAGCACGTCGCCGCCTGGGCCGGTGAGCTGCGTGCGGAGGGCCTGCTCCAACGGGTCCAGTGGGACACCGACGAGCCGGAGACCGGCCGCTACGGCACTGGCCCCGCTCTCACCGCCGCCGAACAGGTCTTCGCCGCAGACTCCGCCGCCGCCCTCTCACAGATGGCCCTCCCCATCTCCGACAGCCTCCGGCCCGCAGTTACCGCCGCCAGTTTCGTCGACATCGCCGATGCCTTCCTCGGCTCCCCAGCGGACGGACAGGCATGGCTGACGACGAACCTCCTGAAGAACGACGGCGAAGCCACCACCCGCGATGTACTCTCCGCAGCCGTCCGCCTTTCCGCCCCGGGCCCCGACCACGCGGCCCTGCGAGCCTTGCCCAACGGTGAGCACCTCGTCACGACATGGGCCCTGCGCCGCACCGCCCTGACTGCCTACCGCCAGGCTCTCGAAGCGCACGGTGCCGACCCCGCCGCGGTTCTGCCGTCCCTCCTGCACATGCACCACAACCGGGCCGTCGGCATCGCCCCCGACAGCGAAGCCATCTGCCGCCGCCTGGCCCGCGCCGCCGCCCTTTCCTGGACCGCAAGAAAAGAAGGAGCCCTGCGGTGA
- a CDS encoding roadblock/LC7 domain-containing protein, which produces MTTAVQSFGWLVSEFVRTADGVTDAVAVSSDGLLMAASDSLGRDRADHLAAVVSGITSLAQNAATAHGFHGMKLVMIEMLGGFLMVGRIRDGSCLGVLAAEGCDVGLVGYEMAVLADRAGELLTPQLVRELHSAPR; this is translated from the coding sequence GTGACCACCGCCGTCCAGAGTTTCGGCTGGCTCGTCTCGGAGTTCGTGCGCACCGCCGACGGCGTCACCGATGCCGTCGCCGTTTCCTCTGACGGCCTGCTCATGGCCGCCTCGGACAGTCTCGGCCGAGATCGCGCCGACCACCTGGCCGCCGTCGTCTCCGGCATCACCAGCCTCGCCCAGAACGCGGCGACGGCACACGGCTTCCACGGCATGAAGCTCGTCATGATCGAAATGCTGGGGGGCTTCCTCATGGTCGGTCGTATCCGCGACGGCAGCTGCCTCGGCGTCCTCGCCGCCGAAGGGTGCGACGTGGGCCTCGTCGGCTACGAAATGGCCGTCCTCGCCGACCGCGCCGGCGAGCTGCTCACCCCGCAGTTGGTACGCGAACTGCACTCCGCGCCCAGGTGA
- a CDS encoding sensor histidine kinase: MAVVITVPICLLLTVAGLAVHGRAEALGDARTTRAEVGLSLRIQALVHQLQRERGLTNGLLGGEKEFRPPLSATRKRVDTALRGMRTESAVEDVVQRHLRRLADIRSAADRGTAGQAATLTFYTSAVNALNAVDPVAETATGADRQLRDGLAALRELAAAKESVALERGLLNGVFAQGAFQGREYIDFTEVRATRVAALTRFRQVATAPQRAALEKAFATEDAERATAYEKQTEGAADGSPLRADARTWWEAMTVLVDDLYAVQQSVGDDVRDRADRLSHDAELALAAYLVTGTLIAALVAGLAAVASRSLTRPLRGLAETAHDVARRRLPAAVARIQQSPQDSAQLLTPEDAQDTPDARLLGGAAEIAEVAASLQQVEHTALQLAAQQAGLRRNTTESLANLGRRNQSLVRRQLGLITRLERQELDPDALAELFELDHLATRMRRNAESLLVLAGQNPPRPTAAPADGLEVVQSAVAEVEQYRRVLIATVEPVRVRGHAVADVAHLLAELIENGLNFSPPTEPVEVHGWYDTEDDTYSFGVVDHGIGMSEADKARAGALLSDSGEEALVAAPTRFLGHLVVGRLAHRLGEGAQVHLFDTPGGGLSALLALPGRLLAPVEDPSTSPPPARPAVSSLLNGFRAGVARAEARNPQGASS; encoded by the coding sequence GTGGCGGTGGTCATCACGGTCCCGATCTGCTTGCTGCTGACGGTGGCCGGTCTCGCCGTGCACGGCCGCGCCGAGGCCCTCGGCGACGCCCGGACGACCCGTGCCGAGGTCGGCCTCAGCCTGCGCATCCAGGCCCTCGTGCACCAGCTGCAGCGCGAACGTGGCCTGACCAACGGCCTGTTGGGCGGCGAGAAGGAGTTCCGCCCACCGCTTTCCGCCACGCGCAAGCGCGTTGACACGGCACTGCGCGGAATGCGCACCGAAAGCGCCGTCGAGGACGTCGTCCAGCGGCACTTGCGGCGTCTCGCCGACATCCGATCCGCCGCCGACAGAGGCACCGCCGGCCAGGCCGCGACCCTCACCTTCTACACCAGCGCCGTCAACGCCCTGAACGCCGTCGATCCGGTGGCGGAGACCGCGACCGGCGCCGACCGCCAACTGCGCGACGGGCTGGCCGCGTTGCGCGAGCTGGCTGCCGCCAAGGAGTCCGTCGCCCTCGAACGCGGGCTCCTCAACGGTGTGTTCGCCCAAGGTGCCTTCCAGGGCCGTGAGTACATCGACTTCACCGAGGTGCGAGCCACCCGCGTCGCCGCCCTCACCCGCTTCCGGCAGGTCGCCACCGCACCTCAGCGCGCGGCACTGGAGAAGGCCTTCGCGACCGAGGACGCCGAACGCGCCACCGCCTACGAGAAACAGACGGAAGGCGCCGCCGACGGCTCCCCGCTGCGCGCCGACGCCCGCACCTGGTGGGAGGCGATGACCGTACTCGTCGACGATCTGTACGCCGTCCAGCAGTCGGTCGGTGACGACGTGCGGGACCGGGCCGACCGGCTCAGCCACGACGCCGAACTGGCCCTCGCCGCCTATCTCGTCACGGGCACGCTCATCGCCGCCCTCGTCGCGGGCCTCGCCGCTGTCGCCTCCCGGTCGCTCACGCGCCCGCTCCGTGGACTCGCCGAGACCGCTCACGACGTGGCGCGCCGCCGACTGCCCGCAGCCGTCGCCCGTATCCAGCAGTCCCCGCAGGACTCCGCTCAGCTCCTGACGCCGGAGGACGCGCAGGACACCCCCGATGCACGGCTGCTGGGCGGTGCGGCCGAGATCGCCGAGGTCGCAGCGTCCCTGCAGCAGGTGGAACACACGGCCCTCCAGCTGGCTGCCCAGCAGGCCGGCCTGCGTCGCAACACCACGGAATCACTCGCCAATCTCGGCCGCCGGAACCAGAGCCTCGTACGTCGCCAACTCGGCCTCATCACCCGCCTGGAACGGCAGGAACTCGACCCGGACGCCCTCGCCGAGCTCTTCGAACTCGACCACCTCGCCACCCGTATGCGGCGCAACGCCGAAAGCCTGCTGGTCCTGGCCGGGCAGAATCCGCCAAGGCCAACGGCAGCACCCGCCGACGGTCTGGAGGTCGTCCAGTCCGCAGTCGCCGAGGTGGAGCAGTACCGTCGAGTTCTGATCGCGACCGTGGAGCCGGTGCGGGTGCGTGGGCACGCCGTCGCGGATGTCGCCCACCTCCTCGCCGAACTCATCGAGAACGGACTGAATTTCTCGCCCCCGACCGAACCGGTCGAGGTGCACGGCTGGTACGACACCGAGGACGACACGTACTCCTTCGGTGTCGTCGACCACGGCATCGGCATGTCCGAAGCCGACAAAGCACGTGCGGGCGCCCTCCTCTCCGACTCCGGCGAGGAGGCCCTCGTTGCCGCACCCACCCGGTTCCTCGGCCACCTCGTCGTCGGCCGACTCGCCCACCGCCTCGGTGAAGGCGCTCAAGTCCACCTCTTCGACACTCCTGGCGGCGGCCTGTCCGCCCTCCTTGCCCTCCCCGGGCGCCTGCTCGCCCCCGTGGAGGACCCCTCCACCTCACCCCCACCCGCCAGGCCCGCTGTCTCCTCCCTGCTCAACGGCTTCCGAGCAGGTGTCGCCCGCGCCGAAGCCAGAAACCCCCAAGGAGCGTCATCGTGA
- a CDS encoding FxLD family lanthipeptide has translation MAQQNPTTTLKAATDYSTNTGSDFDLNIETLASAPVIGSLLNDTSDNCTSTCQSACTNSTCIGG, from the coding sequence ATGGCACAGCAGAACCCCACGACAACGCTGAAGGCCGCGACCGACTACAGCACCAACACCGGGTCGGACTTCGACCTCAACATCGAGACCCTCGCCTCCGCCCCGGTCATCGGCTCGCTGCTGAACGACACCAGCGACAACTGCACCTCCACCTGCCAGTCCGCCTGCACCAACAGCACCTGCATCGGCGGCTGA
- a CDS encoding pectinesterase family protein translates to MTATDITALPEQGVPQPPPPPRRRAREATVVWIVTTIVLSIFATLLGPLGGLQSASAAAGQTPIFRLDGATATRANYRAFLDRFRDNVAYHGQVNGRRLTDEVQGTRLTVEHTNPAASGFTEAVIITEDSHEVRLRFRVSDMYLVGWFDRDGRYNYVGPENESQVPAEPRLGPDGRPLVARQLHGSPSYVNLQTQGNVSRYTLKYGRVETENHAMSLWNADGTEASRQRGAAAALYFAQFISEATRLRDTGEWLAERAFGEDDWESYNMHTTIDRRLVDMQNEWGTISNHFAAAQANPDGFDPSENLLTVWTVNSRGDLVEQTLRWAYQFASVLYVANGYAGYSKPRRQLTTDRTFVVARDGSGDYRTIQSAINAVPADGVAHTIVIDKGIYREAITVPSNKTHLTIKGAPGVSSWDVYIYNDRAHGTRRPDGSLYGTEGSATATFKARDLTVQDLTIANTFNAKAHPEIGPFETQAVAVAAKGDRQVFDNVTIKGRQDTLLVKGNAPTDQARQYFYNCYITGTVDFIFGNATAVIDRSEIKVDDWPGGTLLAPNTDRRKKYGILITGSQVGSSGVPNDSYYLGRPWHNSPDAWPQAVVRDTRLDYMIKETQPWTDMMPDYHWQQARFREYNNRDKGAGIGPNAPKLTDAEAADYTAQKYLAGTDGWNPVR, encoded by the coding sequence ATGACCGCCACCGACATCACGGCGCTCCCCGAACAGGGGGTGCCTCAGCCACCGCCTCCACCCCGGCGCCGCGCCCGCGAGGCCACCGTCGTATGGATCGTGACCACGATCGTGCTGTCGATCTTCGCCACCTTGCTCGGCCCGCTGGGCGGGCTGCAGAGCGCGAGCGCCGCAGCCGGCCAGACGCCGATCTTCAGGCTGGACGGCGCCACCGCCACGCGCGCCAACTACCGCGCCTTCCTCGATCGATTCCGCGACAACGTGGCGTATCACGGGCAGGTGAACGGCAGGCGCCTGACCGATGAGGTCCAGGGCACGAGACTCACCGTCGAGCACACCAACCCCGCGGCTTCGGGTTTCACCGAAGCCGTCATCATCACCGAGGACAGCCACGAGGTGCGCCTCCGTTTCCGGGTGAGCGACATGTACCTCGTGGGCTGGTTCGATCGCGACGGCCGCTACAACTACGTCGGTCCCGAGAACGAATCGCAGGTCCCGGCGGAACCTCGCCTCGGCCCTGACGGACGGCCGCTCGTAGCTCGGCAGCTGCACGGGTCGCCGAGCTACGTCAACCTGCAGACCCAGGGGAACGTGTCCCGCTACACCCTGAAGTACGGGCGGGTGGAGACCGAGAACCACGCCATGAGCCTGTGGAACGCCGACGGTACCGAGGCCAGTCGACAGCGCGGGGCCGCGGCGGCGCTGTACTTCGCCCAGTTCATCTCCGAGGCCACCCGTCTCCGTGACACCGGCGAATGGCTCGCAGAGCGAGCGTTCGGCGAGGACGACTGGGAGTCGTACAACATGCACACGACCATCGACCGCCGCCTCGTCGACATGCAGAACGAGTGGGGCACGATCAGCAATCACTTCGCCGCCGCCCAGGCCAACCCGGACGGCTTCGACCCCTCCGAGAACCTCCTGACCGTATGGACCGTGAATTCCCGAGGGGATCTGGTCGAGCAGACGCTTCGCTGGGCGTACCAGTTCGCGAGCGTGTTGTACGTCGCCAACGGCTACGCCGGCTACAGCAAGCCCAGGAGGCAGCTCACCACGGACCGCACGTTTGTCGTGGCGCGCGACGGCTCCGGTGACTACAGGACGATCCAGTCCGCGATCAACGCCGTCCCCGCGGACGGGGTCGCCCACACCATCGTCATCGACAAGGGCATCTACCGCGAGGCCATCACCGTCCCGAGCAACAAGACCCACCTGACCATCAAAGGCGCCCCGGGGGTCTCTTCCTGGGATGTGTACATCTACAACGACAGGGCCCATGGGACGCGCCGGCCCGACGGCAGCCTGTACGGCACCGAGGGCAGTGCCACGGCCACCTTCAAGGCACGCGACCTGACCGTCCAGGACCTCACGATCGCCAACACGTTCAATGCCAAGGCACACCCGGAGATCGGCCCGTTCGAGACCCAGGCCGTCGCGGTGGCCGCCAAAGGTGACCGGCAGGTGTTCGACAACGTCACGATCAAGGGCCGCCAGGACACCCTGTTGGTCAAGGGGAACGCACCCACGGACCAGGCCCGGCAGTACTTCTACAACTGCTACATCACGGGCACGGTGGACTTCATCTTCGGCAACGCCACCGCGGTGATCGACCGGTCCGAGATCAAGGTGGACGACTGGCCCGGCGGCACGTTGCTTGCGCCGAACACCGACCGCAGGAAGAAGTACGGGATCCTCATCACCGGCAGCCAGGTGGGTTCCAGTGGTGTGCCGAACGATTCGTACTACCTCGGCCGGCCGTGGCACAACTCGCCGGACGCCTGGCCCCAGGCGGTGGTCCGTGACACCCGTCTGGACTACATGATCAAGGAAACGCAGCCCTGGACCGACATGATGCCCGACTACCACTGGCAGCAGGCCCGGTTCCGGGAGTACAACAACAGAGATAAGGGAGCCGGCATCGGACCGAACGCACCGAAGCTGACCGACGCCGAGGCCGCGGACTACACCGCACAGAAGTACCTGGCGGGCACCGACGGCTGGAACCCGGTCCGCTGA
- a CDS encoding lanthionine synthetase LanC family protein encodes MTTAPPALDTDATLRQSLARGSLGIALLHVERARQGTGSWKTAHQQLADIGPLLDGNETGLFLGAPAMTYVLHWTTVDNIRYTGALQTLDRIVATHIRHRLAAAHARIDCGEPTTFAEYDLLRGLTGLGALLLRRAPEGDELKGVLEYLVRLTEPLHTANGRPRLGWWVSHSPVNLSARTPDGHANAGLAHGITGPLALLALAKLRGITVPGHEKAMLRICSWLDQIRVSDHRGTRWPRWITNTTTVPPHLAAPSWCYGTPGLARAQQLAALALNDPDRKRMAERALLYCLADPTQLDQLTSRGLCHGLGGLLRVLQRVTHDADEPRAFVHHLPQLSERFLTTESPAETGFLNGSVGATLAFQNIQEGTLPTSDWDACLLLI; translated from the coding sequence GTGACCACCGCTCCGCCCGCCCTGGACACGGACGCCACCCTCCGGCAGTCCCTCGCCCGAGGCTCCCTCGGCATTGCACTGCTCCACGTCGAACGCGCTCGCCAGGGCACCGGATCCTGGAAGACCGCCCATCAGCAACTCGCCGACATCGGCCCGCTCTTGGACGGCAACGAGACCGGCCTGTTCCTCGGCGCGCCCGCGATGACGTACGTGCTGCACTGGACCACCGTCGACAACATCCGATACACCGGCGCCCTGCAGACCCTCGACCGCATCGTTGCCACCCACATCCGACACCGACTGGCAGCAGCACACGCCCGCATCGACTGCGGCGAGCCGACCACCTTTGCCGAGTACGACCTCCTGCGTGGCCTGACCGGCCTCGGCGCCCTCCTCCTACGCCGCGCCCCCGAGGGCGACGAGCTCAAGGGAGTGCTGGAGTACCTGGTGCGCCTGACCGAGCCGCTCCACACCGCCAACGGGCGACCCCGCCTGGGCTGGTGGGTGAGCCACAGCCCCGTCAACCTCAGTGCTCGCACCCCCGACGGCCACGCCAACGCCGGCCTCGCCCACGGCATCACCGGCCCGCTCGCCCTCCTCGCACTCGCCAAGCTCCGCGGCATCACCGTGCCCGGCCACGAGAAGGCGATGCTGCGGATCTGCAGCTGGCTGGACCAGATACGCGTAAGCGACCACCGCGGCACCCGCTGGCCACGCTGGATCACCAACACCACCACCGTGCCCCCACACCTGGCCGCCCCTTCCTGGTGCTACGGCACCCCCGGTCTGGCCCGCGCCCAACAACTCGCCGCCCTTGCCCTGAACGACCCCGACCGCAAACGCATGGCCGAACGAGCACTCCTCTACTGCCTGGCCGACCCCACCCAGCTCGACCAACTCACCAGCCGCGGCCTGTGCCATGGCCTCGGCGGCCTGCTCCGGGTCCTCCAACGCGTCACCCATGACGCCGACGAACCACGAGCCTTCGTCCACCACCTGCCACAGCTCAGCGAACGCTTCCTGACCACCGAATCCCCAGCCGAGACCGGCTTCCTCAACGGCTCGGTCGGCGCGACCCTCGCCTTCCAGAACATTCAAGAAGGCACCCTCCCAACCAGCGACTGGGACGCCTGCCTCCTCCTCATCTGA
- a CDS encoding thiopeptide-type bacteriocin biosynthesis protein, which yields MNLPDSSTIEQAILAVLTGTPLTEAAERAQTSPEHLAEATERYRDAGRSALDPQLGSWHQVNIEFTDYPTAERTFRTYLLPALRTGPIGAWWFVRKHPCWRLRVQPGPGTRMEDAVAHLTEVLDNALSLGVAKRCWPFLYEPETIAFGGPHGMALAHTLFHTDSVGILDYHQHVTDSTSGLPGPKETSLLATTLLLRAAGLEWGEQGDVWGQVEALRPLPTDIDPDQVSSMVAPVRRLLTLDVGPALTDGPLAPLGNWVTGLEHCGQALADAARAGNLQLGSRGILARHILFHWNRMGFTTRQQAIYSRAARETILGGREHEEHRGRPPPQPPRPSPPPRTTRPRMITNRTSRDYAEALRRSPAARGRSGFRTAHPALC from the coding sequence ATGAACCTGCCCGATAGCAGCACCATCGAGCAGGCCATCCTGGCCGTCCTCACCGGCACCCCGCTCACGGAAGCCGCCGAACGAGCGCAGACGTCGCCCGAGCATCTCGCCGAGGCCACCGAGCGCTACCGGGACGCCGGCCGGTCAGCACTCGACCCCCAACTCGGCAGCTGGCACCAGGTGAACATCGAGTTCACCGACTACCCCACAGCGGAACGAACCTTCCGCACCTACCTCCTGCCCGCCTTACGCACCGGGCCGATCGGAGCATGGTGGTTCGTGCGCAAGCACCCCTGCTGGCGTCTACGCGTCCAGCCGGGCCCGGGTACACGGATGGAGGACGCCGTCGCGCACCTCACCGAAGTACTCGACAACGCCCTGTCCTTGGGCGTCGCCAAGCGGTGCTGGCCCTTCCTGTACGAGCCGGAAACCATCGCCTTCGGCGGCCCGCACGGCATGGCACTCGCCCACACCCTGTTCCACACCGACAGCGTCGGAATCCTCGACTACCACCAGCACGTGACCGACAGCACCAGCGGGCTCCCCGGCCCCAAAGAGACCTCCCTCCTCGCCACCACTCTGCTGCTGCGTGCCGCCGGGCTGGAGTGGGGCGAACAGGGAGACGTATGGGGGCAGGTCGAAGCACTACGCCCACTGCCCACAGACATAGACCCCGACCAGGTCAGCAGCATGGTGGCCCCGGTACGGCGACTCTTGACGCTCGACGTCGGCCCCGCCCTCACCGACGGCCCACTCGCGCCGCTCGGGAACTGGGTGACCGGGTTGGAGCACTGCGGCCAAGCCCTCGCAGACGCAGCACGCGCGGGCAACCTTCAGCTCGGCTCGCGCGGCATCCTGGCGCGGCACATCCTCTTCCACTGGAACCGGATGGGCTTCACCACCCGCCAACAGGCCATCTACTCCAGGGCGGCCAGGGAGACGATTCTCGGTGGCCGGGAGCATGAAGAACATCGCGGCCGGCCTCCGCCGCAACCCCCGCGACCCTCGCCGCCCCCTCGCACTACTCGGCCTCGGATGATCACGAACCGGACGTCACGCGACTACGCCGAAGCCCTGCGCCGAAGCCCTGCCGCAAGAGGGCGATCAGGTTTCAGAACTGCGCATCCGGCTCTTTGTTAG